From a single Labilibaculum sp. DW002 genomic region:
- the ribH gene encoding 6,7-dimethyl-8-ribityllumazine synthase translates to MNTIEGKLIAEGLKFGIVAGRFNEFIGGKLLEGALDAIKRHGASEDDVDVAWVPGAFEIPLVAKKLAKSGKYDAVICLGAVIKGSTPHFEYVSGEVTKGVASVSLDQEVPVIFGVLTTDTIEQAIERAGTKAGNKGFEAAASAIEMANLLKQF, encoded by the coding sequence ATGAATACAATTGAAGGAAAGTTAATTGCTGAAGGTTTAAAGTTTGGTATTGTTGCTGGACGATTCAACGAATTTATTGGAGGTAAACTTCTGGAAGGTGCTTTAGATGCAATTAAGCGTCATGGTGCTTCGGAAGATGATGTTGATGTTGCTTGGGTGCCGGGTGCATTCGAAATTCCATTGGTTGCTAAAAAATTAGCTAAATCAGGAAAATATGACGCGGTTATCTGTTTAGGTGCTGTTATTAAAGGATCTACGCCACACTTCGAGTATGTTTCAGGTGAGGTAACTAAAGGTGTGGCTTCTGTATCATTAGATCAGGAAGTACCGGTAATCTTTGGTGTTTTAACAACTGATACCATAGAGCAAGCAATTGAGCGTGCAGGAACAAAAGCTGGAAACAAAGGTTTCGAAGCTGCAGCTTCTGCAATTGAAATGGCTAATTTATTGAAGCAATTCTAA
- a CDS encoding GTPase, with translation MPHKSGFVNIIGNPNVGKSTLMNNLVGERISIITSKSQTTRHRIKGIVNGDDFQIVYSDTPGVLKPNYKLQESMMKYSTSALVDADIILYVTDVVETIDKNEEFLKKGTKY, from the coding sequence ATGCCTCATAAATCAGGTTTTGTAAACATCATTGGTAATCCTAATGTTGGAAAATCGACCTTAATGAATAATTTGGTTGGAGAGCGAATTTCAATTATTACTTCGAAATCGCAAACGACCCGCCATAGAATCAAAGGAATCGTTAACGGAGACGATTTCCAGATTGTATATTCAGATACACCAGGTGTATTGAAGCCAAATTATAAGCTTCAGGAATCGATGATGAAGTATTCAACTTCGGCATTGGTTGATGCAGATATTATTCTTTATGTAACTGATGTTGTTGAGACCATCGACAAAAATGAAGAGTTTTTGAAAAAAGGTACAAAATACTGA
- a CDS encoding hemerythrin domain-containing protein: MHIKKEMKLADVIQLNYMLIPVIHRFGINLGFGDKTVAAVCEENEVDLNFFLQLVNAYHDKDYFPKEELQSIPSKDIVTYLKMTHSSYLNEKLSEIEDLIEALQHTETEDEKYILLIRNFYEGYKNELTEHIMHEEEVVFPYVLTVEEICKAGVISEKNQKIYDSFSILKYQDAHDDVEEKLMDLKTIMIKYLTPPLNTNLYHKIIQDLFKLEEDLNYHSRIEDKVLTPKVILMEKSIKNLL, translated from the coding sequence ATGCATATTAAAAAAGAAATGAAGCTGGCGGATGTAATTCAGTTAAATTACATGCTAATTCCAGTAATACATCGTTTTGGAATAAATTTGGGTTTTGGCGACAAAACTGTTGCCGCAGTATGCGAAGAAAATGAAGTCGACTTAAACTTCTTCTTGCAGCTTGTTAATGCTTATCATGATAAAGATTATTTTCCGAAAGAGGAATTGCAATCAATTCCATCAAAAGATATCGTTACCTATCTGAAAATGACCCATTCAAGCTATTTGAATGAGAAGCTTTCAGAGATTGAAGATTTAATAGAAGCTTTGCAGCACACCGAAACTGAGGATGAGAAATATATCTTGCTGATTAGGAATTTTTATGAAGGTTATAAAAATGAATTAACTGAGCATATTATGCATGAAGAAGAAGTCGTTTTTCCTTATGTTTTGACTGTAGAGGAGATTTGCAAGGCAGGAGTTATTTCGGAAAAGAACCAGAAAATTTATGATTCTTTTTCTATCTTAAAATATCAAGATGCGCATGATGATGTTGAAGAAAAATTGATGGATTTAAAAACCATCATGATAAAATATCTGACACCTCCACTAAATACAAACTTGTACCATAAAATTATTCAAGATTTATTCAAGCTAGAAGAAGACTTAAATTATCATTCAAGAATTGAAGACAAGGTGCTAACACCAAAGGTTATATTAATGGAAAAATCGATCAAAAACCTACTTTAA
- a CDS encoding riboflavin synthase → MFTGLIEEIGHIKAMKKGGNSIRLSIAANKIMDDVKLGDSIATNGICLTVVDFNSNGFSADVMPETMNRSSFHQQKEGARVNLERALRVGDRMGGHMVSGHVDGLGEIISQTKDDNAIWVSIAAPKNILKYVIEKGSIAIDGISLTVAYVDDKQFKVSIIPLTQDDTTLVSKKIGSLVNLECDMTAKYIEKFMFHKDEESAKAEKSDISMNFLKENGFA, encoded by the coding sequence ATGTTTACAGGACTAATAGAGGAAATAGGACATATAAAAGCCATGAAAAAAGGCGGAAACTCAATTCGATTGAGTATTGCTGCCAATAAAATCATGGATGATGTAAAGCTAGGCGATAGTATTGCAACTAATGGTATCTGCCTGACAGTTGTAGATTTTAACTCAAATGGTTTTTCTGCTGATGTGATGCCGGAAACAATGAATCGTTCAAGTTTTCATCAGCAAAAAGAGGGCGCTCGGGTAAACTTAGAAAGAGCACTTCGCGTTGGTGATAGAATGGGTGGTCATATGGTAAGCGGACACGTTGACGGGCTTGGTGAGATTATTTCTCAAACTAAGGATGATAATGCGATTTGGGTGAGTATTGCAGCTCCTAAAAACATTCTAAAATATGTGATTGAAAAGGGATCAATTGCTATTGATGGAATCAGTTTGACTGTAGCTTATGTGGATGATAAGCAATTTAAGGTTTCAATTATTCCTTTGACTCAGGATGATACAACTTTAGTTTCGAAGAAAATCGGGAGCCTCGTAAATTTAGAATGCGATATGACTGCCAAGTATATTGAGAAGTTCATGTTTCATAAGGATGAAGAATCAGCAAAGGCTGAAAAATCTGATATTTCGATGAATTTTTTGAAAGAAAATGGCTTTGCTTAA
- the era gene encoding GTPase Era, with product MNKIDLTNQDKLVEMVEVWKEKLPKAEICPMSAKENFNVSNLFSRILELLPEAPPYFAKDEVTDLPSRFFVTEIIREKVLMNYDKEVPYSVEVEVEEYKDEPKIIRIMAVINVERSSQKGIIIGHKGAALKKVGTDARKDIEAFFGKKVFLQLYVKVAKDWRSKDSKLKGFGY from the coding sequence TTGAATAAGATTGACTTAACCAACCAAGATAAATTGGTTGAAATGGTAGAAGTTTGGAAAGAAAAGCTTCCAAAAGCTGAAATTTGCCCAATGTCAGCCAAAGAAAACTTTAATGTTTCCAATTTATTTAGTCGTATTTTAGAGTTGCTACCTGAAGCTCCTCCTTATTTCGCTAAAGATGAGGTGACAGATTTACCATCTCGTTTTTTCGTGACTGAGATTATCAGAGAAAAAGTTCTAATGAACTACGATAAGGAAGTACCTTATAGTGTTGAGGTGGAAGTTGAGGAGTATAAGGATGAGCCAAAGATCATTAGAATCATGGCTGTTATAAATGTTGAAAGAAGCTCACAAAAAGGAATTATTATTGGGCACAAAGGTGCTGCTTTGAAAAAAGTAGGAACGGATGCCCGAAAAGATATTGAAGCATTCTTTGGAAAGAAAGTATTCTTGCAACTCTATGTAAAAGTTGCTAAAGATTGGAGAAGTAAAGACTCAAAACTCAAAGGATTTGGATACTAG
- a CDS encoding tetratricopeptide repeat protein, which produces MKHIILLLLFCTGMCATQSFSQKNQKVDQLLFSGQYTEAIPLLEQMVQKDNANSKLYFRLGKAYQFLNKNSLAKDNYQKAYKIDPNSTATLINLSGCLYALGNYPDAEKILIEAKSKSPNNYQIGILLAKTFAIQNKHQKSLDIFLELNERDTLNPYIYKQIGSLKKKKLDYIGSLAAYLKAHELNPKDLSVLTHIIQLFYEMAGYQQALEMANKGLDTYPGNSLLLKKKAQVLIGLEWYENALSILKDLKQNKQLSLAENKQLGICYMQTKQYEQAIKSFYDCGETFEKDPMINFYNGVCYARLEQHEKGITYLENAIFYVTPTIEAAMHLYLAKSYGTTRQFQKAIDAYKKHLELDDKDPNVYYEIATTYEEFGDNKDKALAYYTMFIQKSTDKDDDKYVYAKSRILHIKEKIHFQK; this is translated from the coding sequence ATGAAACATATTATTCTGCTTTTATTATTTTGCACAGGAATGTGTGCTACTCAAAGTTTTTCTCAAAAAAACCAAAAGGTTGACCAACTCTTGTTTTCGGGACAGTATACCGAGGCAATACCACTTCTTGAACAAATGGTACAAAAGGACAATGCAAACAGCAAATTATATTTTCGTCTTGGTAAAGCCTATCAATTCCTAAATAAAAATAGTTTAGCAAAAGACAACTACCAAAAAGCTTACAAAATAGATCCAAATTCAACAGCCACTCTAATTAATTTAAGCGGCTGTCTTTACGCTCTTGGGAATTATCCTGATGCAGAGAAAATACTTATTGAAGCCAAATCTAAATCACCAAACAATTATCAAATAGGGATTCTCTTGGCTAAAACATTTGCCATTCAAAACAAACATCAAAAAAGTCTAGATATTTTTCTGGAATTGAATGAACGCGACACTTTAAACCCATATATATACAAACAAATAGGAAGTTTAAAAAAGAAAAAACTAGACTACATTGGCTCTTTAGCAGCCTATTTGAAGGCCCACGAACTAAATCCTAAGGATCTTTCAGTACTAACACATATCATTCAACTATTTTATGAAATGGCAGGCTATCAGCAAGCTCTTGAGATGGCCAATAAAGGTTTAGACACTTATCCGGGCAATAGTCTTCTACTAAAGAAAAAAGCTCAAGTATTAATTGGTTTGGAATGGTACGAAAATGCCTTAAGCATATTAAAAGATTTAAAACAAAACAAGCAACTATCTTTAGCAGAAAACAAACAGCTTGGAATTTGTTACATGCAAACCAAACAATACGAGCAAGCAATTAAATCTTTTTACGATTGTGGAGAAACTTTTGAAAAAGATCCAATGATTAATTTTTACAATGGTGTTTGTTATGCCCGATTAGAACAACACGAAAAAGGGATTACCTATCTTGAAAATGCGATATTCTATGTCACACCAACAATTGAAGCAGCAATGCATTTGTACTTGGCAAAATCGTACGGCACAACACGCCAATTCCAAAAGGCTATTGACGCATATAAAAAGCATTTAGAGTTAGATGACAAGGACCCCAATGTCTATTATGAAATTGCAACAACTTATGAAGAATTTGGTGATAATAAAGACAAAGCTTTAGCTTACTACACTATGTTCATCCAAAAATCAACCGACAAAGACGATGACAAATATGTATATGCAAAGTCTCGCATATTGCACATCAAAGAGAAAATTCATTTTCAAAAGTAA
- a CDS encoding response regulator transcription factor: MARSTILIAENSFLIRKGLRSTLHSLENTEIVQSIDNKDDVCKIVNQIKPDILIINPELLPTNCPDLKRNFKNGNKLSLILISDQKNIKEELKADGYIHYLDGKNTILDLLQEILNEKNQNSITDKNADVISAREKNILKHIALGLTNKEIADQLFISIHTVVTHRKNITQKLGIKSVSGLTVYAILHKLISMDEVK; encoded by the coding sequence ATGGCTAGATCTACTATTTTAATTGCTGAAAATTCATTTTTGATTCGAAAGGGACTTCGATCGACTCTTCATAGCCTGGAGAATACGGAAATAGTCCAATCTATCGATAATAAGGATGACGTGTGCAAAATTGTAAATCAAATAAAACCTGACATTCTGATTATCAATCCAGAATTGCTACCAACGAATTGCCCCGACTTAAAGAGAAATTTTAAAAATGGAAATAAACTTTCCTTGATTTTAATATCAGATCAAAAAAATATAAAGGAAGAACTAAAGGCAGATGGTTACATCCATTATTTGGATGGAAAAAATACAATTCTTGATTTATTACAAGAAATCCTGAACGAAAAAAATCAAAATTCAATAACCGATAAAAATGCTGATGTCATTAGCGCAAGAGAAAAGAACATCCTAAAGCACATTGCCCTGGGATTAACAAACAAAGAGATTGCTGATCAATTATTCATCAGCATTCACACCGTGGTTACTCATCGCAAAAACATTACTCAAAAGTTGGGAATTAAATCGGTGTCTGGACTTACTGTGTATGCAATTTTACACAAGCTTATTTCCATGGATGAAGTAAAATAA
- a CDS encoding pseudouridine synthase: MEEKKYGKERRDRASFGSKKDNERRPDGRNPRFNRDSESRDDDKEGKSEFPRKRRESSDKPYQRDDSRSRSPRKFEDSDRRTNRSDDSRSPRRSDDDRSGRNSDRRRGRSDDSRSRSPRRDEDDFFGQDSDKRRHRRDQSNPRFRKDSNSGDRNRRNSDESNENQEENKKPFDRFENKPNRETLQKKHYSKKKQLAHAKISGPEDGILRLNKFISNTGACSRREADIRIADGRITVNNRIVTEVGTKVNIKDVVCMDGKQLQAEAKVYLVLNKPKDFVTTLDDPMGRKTVLDLIKHACDERVYPVGRLDRMTTGVLLFTNDGDLTKRLTHPSYNKKKIYHVFLDREISQEELDQVSAGLELEDGEIKADAISFADSKDKKQVGIEIHSGRNRIVRRIFEHLGYEVEKLDRVFFAGITKKNIPRGKWRFLSQKEVQMLKIYS; this comes from the coding sequence ATGGAAGAAAAAAAATACGGTAAAGAAAGAAGAGACAGAGCTTCTTTTGGATCTAAAAAGGATAACGAAAGAAGGCCTGATGGCAGAAACCCTAGATTTAATAGGGATTCAGAATCACGCGATGATGATAAGGAAGGAAAATCAGAATTCCCTAGAAAACGTAGAGAGAGTTCGGACAAACCTTACCAAAGAGACGATTCAAGATCTAGATCTCCAAGAAAATTTGAAGATTCAGACCGAAGAACTAATCGTTCAGACGATTCAAGATCACCAAGAAGATCTGACGATGACCGATCAGGAAGAAATTCTGACAGAAGAAGAGGTCGTTCAGACGACTCTAGATCAAGATCGCCAAGAAGAGATGAAGATGACTTTTTTGGACAGGATTCTGATAAAAGAAGACACAGAAGAGATCAATCGAACCCTAGATTTAGAAAAGATTCCAATTCCGGTGATCGCAACAGAAGAAATTCTGACGAATCGAATGAAAATCAGGAAGAAAACAAAAAGCCATTTGATCGATTTGAAAACAAACCAAATCGTGAAACACTTCAGAAAAAGCATTACAGCAAGAAAAAACAACTTGCTCACGCAAAAATTTCAGGTCCTGAAGATGGCATTTTAAGATTAAATAAATTTATCTCAAACACAGGTGCATGCTCTAGAAGAGAAGCAGATATTCGCATTGCTGACGGCCGTATAACTGTTAACAATAGAATTGTTACTGAAGTTGGGACAAAAGTAAACATAAAGGATGTTGTTTGTATGGATGGCAAACAACTACAAGCCGAAGCAAAAGTTTATTTGGTTTTAAACAAGCCTAAAGATTTTGTGACGACACTTGATGATCCAATGGGAAGAAAAACCGTTTTGGATTTAATTAAACATGCTTGTGACGAAAGAGTTTATCCTGTAGGAAGACTGGATCGTATGACAACTGGTGTTTTGCTCTTCACCAACGATGGTGATTTAACAAAGCGTTTGACTCATCCTAGTTACAACAAGAAAAAGATTTATCACGTATTTCTTGACAGAGAGATTTCTCAAGAAGAATTGGATCAAGTATCTGCAGGTTTGGAATTAGAAGATGGTGAGATTAAAGCTGATGCAATTAGCTTTGCCGATTCGAAAGATAAAAAACAAGTTGGTATTGAGATTCACTCTGGAAGAAATAGAATTGTACGTCGAATTTTTGAACATTTAGGATATGAAGTTGAAAAATTAGATCGTGTATTTTTCGCAGGAATTACCAAGAAAAACATTCCTCGTGGAAAATGGAGATTCTTAAGCCAAAAAGAAGTTCAAATGCTTAAGATCTATTCATAA
- a CDS encoding bifunctional 3,4-dihydroxy-2-butanone-4-phosphate synthase/GTP cyclohydrolase II codes for MKFNTIEEAIEDIKAGKMIVVVDDEDRENEGDLLMAAEMVTPEAINFMARQAGGLICMPIIQERLDELNIDMMVQKNTDAKQTAFTVSIDAADCTTGISAHERAHTIKLVVDPKAKAEDFTRPGHIFPLVARKNGVLVRAGHTEAAVDLARMAGLHPSGVICEIMNDDGTMARVPQLHEYIRKHDLKMITIADLIEYRRQTESMIEKITETAMPTKHGEFRAHGYINKINGEHHVALVKGDVSLDDEVLVRVHSECLTGDAFGSMRCDCGDQLQEALRRIEEEGKGILLYMRQEGRGIGLMNKLKAYQLQDEGLDTVEANLALGFKADLRDYGIGAAILSDLGVKKLRLMTNNPLKIAGLKGYNLEVVGREEIEMTCHEKNEFYMHTKMEKMGHILHQDVKWNMQNDDKKIKGAK; via the coding sequence ATGAAATTTAATACCATTGAAGAAGCGATTGAAGATATCAAAGCCGGTAAAATGATTGTGGTGGTTGATGATGAAGATCGTGAGAATGAAGGTGACTTGTTAATGGCAGCCGAAATGGTGACGCCTGAAGCGATTAATTTTATGGCCCGTCAGGCTGGAGGTTTAATTTGTATGCCAATTATTCAAGAACGTTTGGATGAGTTGAATATTGACATGATGGTGCAGAAGAATACGGATGCAAAGCAAACTGCTTTTACTGTAAGTATTGATGCTGCAGATTGTACGACGGGTATTTCTGCTCACGAAAGAGCACATACTATCAAATTGGTTGTTGATCCTAAGGCTAAGGCTGAAGATTTTACGCGTCCAGGACATATTTTCCCATTGGTAGCTCGTAAAAATGGTGTTTTGGTACGTGCTGGGCACACCGAAGCTGCTGTAGATTTAGCTCGTATGGCTGGTTTACATCCATCGGGTGTTATCTGTGAAATTATGAATGATGATGGTACTATGGCTCGCGTTCCTCAGCTTCATGAATACATCAGAAAGCATGATTTGAAAATGATCACTATTGCTGATTTGATTGAATATCGTCGTCAGACTGAGTCGATGATTGAAAAGATTACCGAGACGGCAATGCCAACGAAGCATGGTGAATTTAGAGCTCATGGTTATATCAATAAAATAAATGGCGAACATCATGTTGCACTGGTAAAAGGAGATGTTAGTCTTGATGATGAAGTCTTAGTTCGTGTTCACTCTGAGTGCTTAACAGGTGATGCATTTGGATCTATGCGTTGCGATTGTGGAGATCAGCTACAAGAAGCTTTACGTCGAATCGAGGAAGAAGGAAAAGGTATATTACTATATATGCGCCAGGAAGGACGTGGAATAGGTTTGATGAACAAGCTTAAGGCTTACCAATTGCAAGATGAAGGTTTGGATACTGTTGAAGCTAATTTGGCTTTAGGTTTTAAGGCTGATCTTCGTGATTATGGTATTGGTGCCGCTATTTTATCTGACCTGGGCGTTAAAAAACTAAGATTAATGACAAACAATCCTCTAAAAATAGCTGGATTGAAAGGTTACAATCTTGAAGTTGTAGGTCGTGAAGAAATTGAAATGACTTGCCACGAAAAAAATGAATTTTACATGCATACTAAGATGGAAAAGATGGGACACATCTTACATCAGGATGTAAAATGGAACATGCAGAACGATGATAAAAAAATTAAAGGAGCAAAATAA
- the ribD gene encoding bifunctional diaminohydroxyphosphoribosylaminopyrimidine deaminase/5-amino-6-(5-phosphoribosylamino)uracil reductase RibD gives MSKDYKYMQLAYNLAKKGCGGVNPNPLVGAVIVKDNKVISEGYHEIYGGPHAEVNAFRSAKEPVEGATMYVTLEPCSHYGKTPPCAQAIVDNKIARVVIGMLDPNPLVSGRGVKLLQEHGIEVESDFLSAELAQMNRVFLKFIQTKTPYMVMKTAMTLDGKIASYTGDSRWVSNELSRAKVHELRNELIAIMVGVDTVIADNPILTTRLTGDKKGRNPIRIVVDSKARIPLDSKILNSCEAAKTVLAVTEAADSEKLEAIEALGNEVLKIKSSNGRVELKDLMAKLGEKGIDGILLEGGATLNYAALESQVVDEVHAYIAPKIIGGYEAKTPVGGKGIEKMKDAIELENIEIEQLGNDLMLTGKIIKK, from the coding sequence ATGAGTAAAGATTATAAATACATGCAGTTAGCTTACAATTTGGCTAAAAAAGGTTGCGGAGGTGTAAACCCTAACCCTTTGGTAGGTGCTGTAATTGTAAAGGATAATAAAGTGATTAGTGAAGGTTACCATGAGATTTATGGTGGTCCGCATGCTGAGGTTAATGCTTTTCGTTCTGCAAAAGAACCAGTTGAAGGTGCTACCATGTATGTGACACTAGAACCTTGTTCTCACTATGGAAAAACACCACCATGTGCTCAAGCCATAGTCGATAATAAAATTGCACGTGTGGTTATTGGCATGTTAGATCCGAATCCTTTGGTTTCTGGTCGAGGAGTTAAGCTATTACAAGAACATGGCATTGAAGTTGAATCGGATTTTTTAAGTGCAGAATTAGCACAAATGAATCGTGTGTTTTTGAAGTTTATTCAAACTAAAACACCTTACATGGTTATGAAAACAGCGATGACTCTGGATGGGAAAATTGCATCTTACACTGGTGATTCACGTTGGGTTTCTAATGAATTATCAAGAGCTAAAGTTCATGAATTAAGAAATGAGTTGATTGCGATTATGGTTGGAGTAGATACTGTGATTGCCGATAATCCCATTCTAACAACTCGATTGACAGGAGATAAAAAAGGAAGAAATCCAATTCGAATTGTAGTGGACAGTAAAGCTAGAATTCCGTTGGATTCAAAAATATTAAATTCTTGTGAAGCTGCGAAGACAGTTTTGGCAGTTACAGAAGCTGCGGATTCAGAGAAACTAGAGGCGATAGAAGCGTTAGGGAATGAGGTTTTGAAGATAAAATCCAGCAATGGAAGGGTTGAGCTGAAAGATTTAATGGCAAAACTTGGAGAAAAAGGAATTGATGGTATTCTTTTGGAAGGCGGAGCAACGCTTAATTATGCTGCTTTAGAATCCCAAGTTGTTGATGAAGTACACGCTTATATTGCTCCCAAAATAATTGGAGGTTACGAAGCAAAAACTCCGGTAGGAGGAAAAGGAATTGAAAAGATGAAGGATGCTATCGAATTAGAGAATATAGAAATAGAACAGCTTGGAAATGATCTGATGCTGACCGGGAAAATTATAAAGAAGTAA
- the der gene encoding ribosome biogenesis GTPase Der yields MGNIVAIVGRPNVGKSTLFNRLTGTRKAIVNETAGVTRDRNYGKADWNGTEFSLIDTGGFSVNSDDIFEEEIRKQVMLAIDESDAILFVLDVQHGLTDFDQAVAKILRRTKKKVYVVANKADNSELIYAANEFYSLGIGDLVYPISSVNGSGTGDMLDALVADFIEKPEEDDMDLPRIAFVGRPNVGKSSTVNALLGVDRNIVTDVAGTTRDSIHTRFQGFGHDFIMVDTAGVRKKPKVNEDLEFYSVMRSIRTIESADVCVLILDATRGVEAQDLAIYDMVIKNRKGCVVMVNKWDLLSKETNTMKEFEADIRKRLAPFNDVPIVFTSAVEKVRLIKVLENAITVYENRVRKIKTSELNKVMLKAIENFRPPAVKGKFIQIKYVSQLPTFAPTFAFYCNLPQYIRDSYKRYLENQIRDNWDFTGVPIQIFVRKK; encoded by the coding sequence ATGGGCAATATAGTTGCAATTGTAGGTCGTCCAAATGTTGGAAAATCTACACTCTTTAATCGCTTGACAGGAACTCGTAAGGCGATTGTAAATGAAACTGCGGGTGTAACTCGTGATAGAAATTACGGTAAGGCCGACTGGAATGGAACAGAGTTTTCATTGATCGATACAGGTGGTTTTTCAGTTAACTCTGATGATATTTTTGAAGAAGAAATTCGTAAGCAGGTGATGTTGGCAATTGATGAGTCAGATGCCATTCTTTTCGTTTTGGATGTTCAGCATGGTTTAACAGATTTTGATCAGGCTGTAGCTAAAATTCTTCGTCGTACTAAGAAAAAAGTATATGTTGTAGCCAATAAGGCTGATAATAGTGAATTGATATATGCTGCGAATGAATTTTATTCATTGGGAATAGGTGATTTGGTTTACCCAATTTCTTCGGTCAATGGTTCGGGAACAGGTGATATGCTTGATGCACTAGTAGCTGATTTCATCGAGAAACCAGAAGAGGATGACATGGATTTACCTCGTATTGCCTTTGTAGGTCGTCCAAATGTTGGAAAATCATCAACTGTAAATGCTCTGTTAGGTGTTGATAGAAATATTGTAACCGATGTTGCGGGTACGACTCGTGATTCAATTCATACACGTTTCCAAGGATTTGGGCATGATTTTATCATGGTAGATACGGCTGGTGTTCGTAAGAAACCAAAGGTAAACGAAGATCTGGAGTTCTATTCTGTGATGCGTTCTATTCGTACGATTGAAAGTGCTGACGTTTGTGTTCTAATATTAGACGCAACCCGTGGTGTTGAAGCTCAGGATTTAGCTATTTACGATATGGTTATCAAGAACCGTAAAGGGTGTGTGGTGATGGTAAACAAGTGGGACCTTCTTTCTAAAGAAACCAATACGATGAAGGAATTTGAAGCTGATATTCGCAAGCGCTTAGCTCCTTTTAACGATGTGCCTATTGTCTTTACCTCTGCTGTTGAGAAAGTTCGTTTGATTAAGGTGCTTGAAAATGCCATTACGGTATACGAAAACCGTGTACGTAAGATAAAGACTTCGGAGTTGAATAAAGTGATGTTGAAAGCAATTGAGAATTTCAGACCACCAGCAGTCAAAGGAAAATTCATACAAATTAAGTATGTATCTCAATTACCAACTTTTGCTCCAACTTTTGCGTTCTATTGTAATCTTCCACAGTATATTCGCGATTCATATAAGCGTTATCTTGAAAATCAAATTCGTGATAACTGGGATTTTACCGGAGTTCCAATCCAAATTTTTGTAAGAAAGAAATAA